The following proteins come from a genomic window of SAR324 cluster bacterium:
- the rpsS gene encoding 30S ribosomal protein S19 has product MPRSLKKGPFVDDHLEKKVLAAKEKNDRKLIKTWSRRSVILPEFVGTNIAVHNGNKFIPVFITEDMVGYKLGEFAPTRTYRGHIAKTDKRGKK; this is encoded by the coding sequence ATGCCACGATCTTTGAAGAAAGGTCCTTTCGTCGATGACCACCTGGAAAAAAAGGTGTTAGCGGCCAAAGAGAAAAACGATCGCAAGCTGATCAAGACTTGGTCACGCCGCTCAGTGATCTTGCCAGAATTCGTCGGCACCAACATCGCCGTCCACAATGGCAACAAATTCATTCCGGTGTTCATTACTGAAGATATGGTTGGCTACAAGCTGGGTGAATTTGCACCCACTCGGACTTACCGCGGACACATTGCCAAAACTGACAAGCGCGGGAAGAAATGA
- the rplV gene encoding 50S ribosomal protein L22, with amino-acid sequence MQARATAKGIRIAPRKVRLVLDNVRNKDVSTALAILQNTPRNSSPVIYKLIQSAVANAMNRDSSADVDEMVIKEAYANEASTLKRFRPRAMGRASRIHKRSSHITIVVESAN; translated from the coding sequence ATGCAAGCGAGAGCTACCGCTAAAGGAATCCGAATCGCACCCCGGAAAGTTCGGTTGGTGCTGGACAATGTTCGAAATAAGGATGTGAGCACGGCTCTGGCAATCCTGCAGAATACACCGCGCAATTCATCCCCTGTGATCTACAAGTTGATCCAGTCTGCTGTTGCCAACGCGATGAACCGAGATTCGTCAGCTGATGTTGACGAAATGGTGATCAAGGAGGCTTACGCTAACGAAGCCAGTACGCTCAAGCGTTTCCGCCCTCGAGCAATGGGTCGGGCCTCTCGAATTCATAAGCGGAGCAGCCACATCACCATCGTCGTTGAATCGGCCAACTGA